TGCGGCTTCAATATTAGTTCTTGCTACAGCCAAAGCTTTTGGGTCTATATCGTAGCCTATGATTTTCCCTGTAAACTCTTTTATCCTATTGATTCTAAACTCTTTTATTTTAACAAAAAGTGCTTCATCGTAATTTCTCCAATTTTGGAATGCGAATTTTTTTCTAAAAAGTTGAGCTGGTAAATCCATTGCCAGCATAGCAGCTTCTATCAGTAATGTACCACTACCACACATAGGGTCTAAAAAATTACCTTTGCCGTCCCAACCTGCCAAATGTAGCATTCCAGATGCCAATACTTCGTTAATTGGTGCTACCCCTTGCTCCTTTCGGTAGCCTCTTTTAAAGAGAGGGTCGCCAGAAGAATCCAAAGAAATCGCCACCATATCTCTATCAATATGCAAGTGGAATTTAATGTCAGGATTTTTCGGAGCTACATCTGGGCGTTTATGATATTTATGCTGAAAGTAATCCACTATGGCGTCTTTCATCTTGAGAGTCATAAAATGGGAATGGGTAAACCTCTCCGAATGCACCGTCGCATCTATGGCAAAGGTTTGGCTCAAATTCATAAATTCGTCCCAAGGAAAACGAGATAATTTATCGTAAAACTTTTGCTCATTATAAGCCTTAAACTCCAAGATAGGTACTAAAACTTTAACTCCTGTACGCAAGGCATAGTTAATTTTATAGAGAAAACCCAAATCGCCTACGCAATTTACCGCTCTATTTTTAGTTTCAACCTCTCTCCCACCAAGCTTTTTTACCTCTTCCGTTAGGACTTCTTCTAATCCGTAAAAAGTTTTAATGCTTATCTTTAAATTATCCCAATTCATCTCTCTTAAAATATCTGTGCTACAAAGATACTAAAAGCGATTCTATTTGCTCAAAATTAAAAAGACTACAAACTAAAAATTGCCAAACTCACATAATTTAATATTTTTTACTATATTAGTAAACTCATAAATTAAAATAGTAAGTAATTTTTTGATAATCTTATATAAAGTAAAAATATATGAAAAATTATGTTATTGAAAATCTACCAGATTACTTTAAACAGTACAAAAAGTCTATAAAAAATCCTAAAAAGTTTTGGGACAAAATAGCCGACGAAAACTTTGTTTGGTATCAAAGATGGAGTAAAGTTGTAGAATATGATATGCATGAGGCTAAAATAAAATGGTTTAAAAATGCCAAACTCAACATTACCAAAAACTGTATCGACCGACATCTTGCCGAAAGAGGCGATAAAAATGCCATTATTTGGGAGCCGAACAATCCTGAGGAAGCTACTCAATACATCACCTACAACGATTTGTATGAGAGAGTAGGCAAAATGGCCAACGTACTGAGAGCCCAAGGCATACAGAAAGGAGATAGAGTCTGTATTTATCTACCTATGATTCCAGAATTAGCCGTTGCTATGTTAGCGTGTGCTAGGATAGGAGCCATACATTCGGTTATTTTTGCAGGGTTTTCAGCTTCTGCTATAGCCTCTAGAGTTAACGATTGTGAAGCCAAAATGATGATTTGTTCTGATGGAAGTTATAGAGGTAATAAAGTTTTAGACCTTAAATCTATTGTTGATGAAGCTACAGAACAAACACCTTCCGTTGAAAAAATTCTTGTGGTTAAAAGGACACATAACTCCATCAATATGAAAGAAGGAAGAGACCTTTGGCTAGAACCTCTGTATAACGCTGCTCCTGTAGACAATATTCCTCAAATTATGGATGCCGAAGATCCTCTTTTTATCCTTTACACTTCTGGTTCTACTGGTAAGCCTAAGGGTATGCTTCATACCTGTGCCGGTTATATGGTTTACTCGGCTTATACCTTTAAAAATGTATTTAACTACAAAGAAAACGACATCTATTGGTGTACCGCCGATATAGGTTGGATTACAGGACATTCCTATATTTTATATGGTCCTTTAGCTAATGGGGCTACAACTGTCATTTTCGAAGGTGTACCTACCTATCCACAACCTGACCGATTTTGGGAAGTTATAGAAAAACATAAAGTTACTCAATTTTATACTGCTCCCACCGCTATCCGTTCTTTGGCAAAGGAATCTTCGGACTGGGTAGAAAAACACGATTTATCTAGCTTAAGAGTAATTGGTTCCGTAGGTGAGCCTATCAACGATGAAGCTTGGCATTGGTACAACGACCATGTAGGTAAGAAGAAATGCCCTATTGTAGACACTTGGTGGCAAACTGAAACAGGTGGAATTATGATTGCTCCTATTCCTTTTATTACTCCTACTAAGCCTACTTATGCTACCTTACCTCTACCAGGCATACAACCTGTACTCATGGACGATAAAAGAAACGAAATCACTGCAAACCAAGTTGATGGTAGTTTGTGTATTAGATTTCCTTGGCCAGGTATAGCACGAAGCATTTGGGGCGACCATGAGAGGTACAAACAAACCTATTTTTCAGCTTTCCCAGGTAAATATTTTACTGGAGATGGAGCTTTAAGAGACGAGGTAGGCTATTACAGAATTACAGGGCGTGTAGATGATGTTATTATAGTATCTGGACATAACTTAGGTACTGCACCAATAGAAGATAGTATTAACATACACCCTGCCGTAGCAGAGTCAGCTATTGTTGGATACCCTCATGAAGTTAAGGGAAATGCTTTATACGGCTTTGTGATACTAAAAGATACTGGAGAAAGTAGAGATAAAGAAAATCTGAGAAGAGAAATCAATCACCTGATAGCAGATACCATAGGTCCTATAGCTAAGTTAGATAAAA
The genomic region above belongs to Riemerella anatipestifer and contains:
- the acs gene encoding acetate--CoA ligase, which codes for MKNYVIENLPDYFKQYKKSIKNPKKFWDKIADENFVWYQRWSKVVEYDMHEAKIKWFKNAKLNITKNCIDRHLAERGDKNAIIWEPNNPEEATQYITYNDLYERVGKMANVLRAQGIQKGDRVCIYLPMIPELAVAMLACARIGAIHSVIFAGFSASAIASRVNDCEAKMMICSDGSYRGNKVLDLKSIVDEATEQTPSVEKILVVKRTHNSINMKEGRDLWLEPLYNAAPVDNIPQIMDAEDPLFILYTSGSTGKPKGMLHTCAGYMVYSAYTFKNVFNYKENDIYWCTADIGWITGHSYILYGPLANGATTVIFEGVPTYPQPDRFWEVIEKHKVTQFYTAPTAIRSLAKESSDWVEKHDLSSLRVIGSVGEPINDEAWHWYNDHVGKKKCPIVDTWWQTETGGIMIAPIPFITPTKPTYATLPLPGIQPVLMDDKRNEITANQVDGSLCIRFPWPGIARSIWGDHERYKQTYFSAFPGKYFTGDGALRDEVGYYRITGRVDDVIIVSGHNLGTAPIEDSINIHPAVAESAIVGYPHEVKGNALYGFVILKDTGESRDKENLRREINHLIADTIGPIAKLDKIQFVSALPKTRSGKIMRRILRKIAEGDFSNFGDTSTLLNPEIINEIKDQRID
- a CDS encoding THUMP domain-containing class I SAM-dependent RNA methyltransferase, which gives rise to MNWDNLKISIKTFYGLEEVLTEEVKKLGGREVETKNRAVNCVGDLGFLYKINYALRTGVKVLVPILEFKAYNEQKFYDKLSRFPWDEFMNLSQTFAIDATVHSERFTHSHFMTLKMKDAIVDYFQHKYHKRPDVAPKNPDIKFHLHIDRDMVAISLDSSGDPLFKRGYRKEQGVAPINEVLASGMLHLAGWDGKGNFLDPMCGSGTLLIEAAMLAMDLPAQLFRKKFAFQNWRNYDEALFVKIKEFRINRIKEFTGKIIGYDIDPKALAVARTNIEAAELEDVIELKKQNFFESEKEHFPLLMVFNPPYDERISINDEAFYKKIGDTFKQNYPNTLAWLISSDLEAVKKLGLRPSRKIKLYNGKLETRFLQYEMYEGSKKAKNRN